One region of Bacillota bacterium genomic DNA includes:
- a CDS encoding redox-sensing transcriptional repressor Rex produces the protein MGNRSPDLRIPEAAIRRLPVYLRVLEELAEDGVDVVSSADLAARVGVTPEQIRKDLAYFGAFGTRGVGYDPVLLGRKLKRILGLTAEVPVALVGAGNLGTALARHNLARHKEVRITAIFDRDWDKVGKSIAGVEILPLEDMEKEIRAQGIKMAIIAVPPGEAQAVADRLMDAGIEAILNFSPAKLQARPGTYIQNIDLMTELQALAYYTTLRDAGEG, from the coding sequence ATGGGTAACAGGTCTCCCGACCTGCGCATCCCGGAAGCCGCCATCAGGCGGCTCCCCGTGTACCTGAGGGTGCTGGAGGAACTGGCAGAAGACGGGGTGGACGTGGTTTCTTCAGCCGATCTGGCCGCCCGGGTGGGCGTCACTCCGGAACAAATCCGCAAGGACCTGGCCTACTTCGGGGCTTTCGGTACCCGGGGGGTCGGGTACGATCCCGTTCTGCTGGGGCGCAAACTCAAGCGCATCCTGGGCCTGACCGCCGAGGTGCCGGTAGCCCTGGTGGGGGCGGGCAACCTGGGAACGGCCCTGGCCCGGCATAACCTGGCCCGGCACAAGGAAGTTCGTATCACCGCCATTTTCGACCGGGACTGGGATAAGGTGGGTAAGTCCATAGCCGGCGTGGAAATTCTCCCTCTGGAGGATATGGAGAAGGAAATCCGGGCGCAGGGCATCAAGATGGCCATCATCGCCGTCCCCCCTGGCGAGGCCCAGGCGGTGGCGGATCGGCTCATGGACGCCGGGATAGAGGCCATCCTGAATTTCTCTCCGGCCAAGCTGCAGGCCCGGCCGGGCACGTATATCCAGAACATCGACCTGATGACCGAACTGCAGGCGCTGGCTTACTACACCACCCTGCGCGACGCAGGGGAAGGGTGA
- the cdaA gene encoding diadenylate cyclase CdaA: MASPLWLVSASWVDWLRYLVDIAAVAVIFYWGFRLVRGTRAVQLIKGMVVLFVAGAVSDWLELTTLKWLFDQAQIALLVALPVVFQPELRRALEQLGRGSIFGRDWFVHSYSSRALDEVAKAVGVLSREKVGALIVLERATRLGEYVETGIRLDAAVSSELLVNVFIPNTPLHDGAVIVSGDRVLAAACFLPLAEATRLGTELGARHRAAVGISERSDAVAVVVSEETGQVAVAAEGKLVRNVDPAGLREMLDAFFPSEPRFLRRP, translated from the coding sequence TTGGCATCTCCCCTGTGGCTGGTGTCGGCTTCCTGGGTAGACTGGCTGCGCTACCTGGTGGACATCGCCGCCGTCGCCGTCATCTTTTACTGGGGGTTCCGCCTGGTGCGGGGCACCCGGGCAGTCCAGCTCATCAAAGGCATGGTGGTACTGTTCGTGGCAGGAGCTGTTTCTGACTGGTTGGAACTGACCACCCTCAAGTGGCTGTTCGACCAGGCGCAGATCGCTCTGCTGGTAGCCCTGCCCGTGGTGTTCCAGCCCGAGTTGCGCCGGGCCCTGGAGCAACTGGGCCGGGGCAGCATTTTCGGGCGCGACTGGTTCGTGCACTCGTACAGCAGCCGGGCTCTGGATGAAGTGGCCAAAGCGGTGGGGGTGCTCTCCCGGGAGAAAGTGGGTGCCCTCATCGTGCTCGAGCGAGCCACCCGGCTGGGGGAATACGTGGAGACGGGCATCCGCCTCGACGCCGCGGTGTCGTCGGAGTTGCTGGTGAACGTCTTCATCCCGAACACTCCCCTGCACGACGGGGCGGTGATTGTTTCCGGCGACCGGGTGCTGGCGGCTGCGTGCTTCCTGCCCCTGGCGGAGGCCACTCGCCTGGGGACGGAACTGGGGGCGCGTCACCGGGCGGCGGTGGGGATCAGCGAGCGCTCCGACGCGGTGGCGGTGGTGGTGTCGGAGGAAACCGGGCAGGTGGCGGTGGCCGCGGAAGGGAAGCTGGTGCGGAACGTGGATCCCGCCGGCCTGCGCGAGATGCTGGATGCGTTTTTCCCGTCTGAGCCGCGCTTCTTGCGCCGTCCCTGA